CCTGGAAGGTGCGGAAACCGGTACCCGCCGGGATCAAGTGACCCAGGATCACGTTTTCCTTCAAACCGATCAGTTCGTCGACCTTGCCTGCCAGGGCAGCCTCGGTGAGAACCTTCGTCGTTTCCTGGAAGGACGCGGCCGAGATAAAGCTGGAGCTCTGAACGGCAGCCTTGGTGATACCCAACAACTGCGTCGAAGCACTTGCCGCGGCGGGCTTCACACCCTTGGCAGGGGTTCCACCCAGCGATTCGATCTGGCCGTTTTCCTGCTCCAAAGCTTCCTTCGGAACGATCATGCCTTCGCTGAACTGCTGCGAGTCGCCAGGGCTCGAGATCTTCAGGCAACGCGACAACTGCTCGTTGGCACGACGGAAGTCAAACTTGTCCATCACCAGGCCAGGCAACAGGCTCGTGTCGCCAGCCGAGTCAACCATCACCTTTCGCAGCATGCGAGCGACGATGATTTCGATGTGCTTATCGTTGATTTCCACACGCTGGCTGCGATACACACCCTGAATTTCGTGCAGCAGGTACTGCTGAACGGCTTCTTCACCGGAGATACGCAGAATGTCGTGAGGAACCAGTGGACCGTCGATCAGCGACTGGCCAGCCCGGACGTAGTCGCCGGTATGAACCAGGAATCGCTTACCGTGTGGCACCAGGTGCTCGCGTTCGATACCCGATTCGTTGCGAACGATAATCGTTCGCTTGCCACGCTTCTTCTCCGAGAGAATCTCGACGACACCGTCGATCTCAGCCATCACGGCTGGATCCTTCGGCTTACGAGCCTCGAAGATTTCCGTGACTCGCGGCAGACCACCGGTGATGTCCTTAACACCGCCCGATTCACGCGGGGTGCTGGCCACCGTGGTACCTGCCGAAACCTTGGTACCTTCATCGGCGTCGATGATCGCCTTTTCTGGCAGGTAGTAAACGTCGAGCGGCTTGCCGTCTTCGTCTTCGATCACGAGTTGCGGATGGAAGTCACCCTTGTGCTCGGTGATCATGCGACGTTGGTGACCGGTGGAGTCGTGCTCGATCATCATCGTTTCGCCTTCGACCACGTCCTCGTAGCGGACGCGACCACCGACTTCAGCGACGATCGGAATCGAGTAAGGATTCCAAGAGCAGAGGACCTGACCGGTCTTCACCTCTTCGTTTTCTTTGACTTCCAGGATCGCACCAGTTGGCACGTCGTAGCTTTCGATTTCACGACCCTTGGCGTCGACGATCGTGATTTCACCGTTACGGGTGAGCACGATGTTTTTGCCTTCGTCGTTCGTCGCAGTCCGCATACGCGTGAACTTGACGAAACCACCACGCTTGGTCTTCTTTTCGTGTTCTTCGGTATCGGTAACGGCCACACCACCGATGTGGAACGTACGCATCGTCAGCTGAGTACCAGGTTCACCAATACTCTGGGCGGCGATGATACCGACGGCCATGCCTTCTTCGACCTGATCGCCGGTCGACATGTCCATCCCGTAGCAAGCCTTGCAGCAACCCAGACCATTGTCGCAGGTCATTGGGCTACGAACTTGAATGCGTTCCAGACCCATCTTCTCGATCTTGCGAGCGGTGTCTGGGGTGATCATTTCGTTCTCGCGAACGATCACTTCGTCGGTAATCGGATTCACGATGCTCTGACGGCTCACACGACCCTTGATCGCGTCTGCCAGCGAGACTTCGACCTTTTCGCCACGGTAGATGACCCCCTTGGTGATACCCTGGGTCGTACCGCAATCTTCGGCTGTGATCACCACGTTCTGAGCGACGTCGGCCAGCTTACGAGTCAGGTAACCCGAGTCAGCCGTCTTCAAAGCCGTATCCGCCAGACCCTTACGGGCACCGTGCGTCGAGGAGAAGTACTCGAGCACCGTCAAACCTTCGCGGAAGTTCGACTTAATGGGCGTTTCGATGATTTCACCACTCGGCTTGGCCATCAGACCACGCATACCGGCCAGCTGACGAATCTGTTCGGTACCACCACGAGCACCAGAGTCGGCCATCAGGTACACCGGGTTCACGTAACCGTGACCACCGCGGTCGTCGTTCTTCATCTCGGTCATCATCTCGGCAGTAATCTGCTCACGAGCATGAGTCCAAGCATCGAGAACCTGGTTCACACGTTCTTTGTCCGTGATCACACCACGTTCGTACAGCTTCTTGAACTTGATCACCTTCTTTTCAGCTTCGCCAATGATCTTGTGCTTCGAATCGGGAGTCACAAGGTCGTCGGTCGCGAAGGAAAGACCGCTGCGGGTCGATTCGCGGAAGCCGAGCTGATTCATATCGTCCAGCAGGTTGATCGTCGCACGGCGACCCAGACGCTGATAGCAGTCCGAAATCACCTTCGACAATTCGCTACTACCCATCGAGAAGTTGTAGTAGTCCATGCCTGCAGGCAGCATCTCGTTGAACAAAACGCGACCAAAGGTGGTTTCGACAATTCGGCCGGAGGCCTGTTCGTCGTCTTCACCCTTGAGGCTGCGACCTTCAGGAAGTCGAACCTTCACGAGAGCGTGCAGATCGATGATCCCCTGAGCGAAGGCATAGTCCGCTTCTTCCATCGAAGCGAAGGTCATCCCTTCACCTGGACGGTTCGGCAGGCTGATGGTGATGAAGTTACAACCCATCACCACGTCCTGCGACGGGCTCATGATCGGCTTACCATTGGATGGGGCGAAGATGTTATTCGTCGCCAACATCAGGGTATGGGCTTCGACCTGGGCTTCAATCGAAAGCGGCAAGTGAACCGCCATCTGGTCACCGTCGAAGTCGGCGTTGAAGCCTTTGCACACCAGTGGGTGCAAGTGAATCGCATTACCTTCCACCAGGGTGGGCTCGAAGGCCTGGATCCCCATACGGTGAAGCGTCGGAGCACGATTCAACAGGACCGGGTGATTCTGAATCACCGATTCCAAGATGTCCCAGACTTCTTCATCCTTGCGTTCGAGCATCTTCTTGGCGCTCTTGATGGTGTCGGCATGACCGAGCACCTTCAGCTTGCGGATGATGAAGGGTTGGTACAATTCCAGGGCGATCTTCTTAGGCAGACCGCACTGATGCAGCTTCATACGCGGACCGACCACGATCACGCTACGAGCCG
This genomic interval from Bremerella sp. JC817 contains the following:
- the rpoC gene encoding DNA-directed RNA polymerase subunit beta'; protein product: MSILESSYDRINDYTAVKISLARPHDIRSWSFGEVKKPETINYRTYRPEKDGLFCERIFGPEKDWECACGKYRGMKYKGMICDRCGVKITHSRVRRKRMGHIELAAPIVHIWFFKAMPSRLGNLLAMKTSSLEKVIYFQDYVVVDPGSTDLEKFQTLTEEEYRGAVEQFGSGSFEADMGAEAVRKLLQGLDLVQLSIDLRKDLQETGSKQKRKDYINRLKIVEAIRDSDNKPEWMIMDVIPVIPPDLRPLVLLDSGNFATSDLNDLYRRIINRNNRLRKLVDLNAPEVIIRNEKRMLQQSVDALFDNNRCKRPVLGSSNRPLKSLTDMIKGKQGRFRENLLGKRVDYSARSVIVVGPRMKLHQCGLPKKIALELYQPFIIRKLKVLGHADTIKSAKKMLERKDEEVWDILESVIQNHPVLLNRAPTLHRMGIQAFEPTLVEGNAIHLHPLVCKGFNADFDGDQMAVHLPLSIEAQVEAHTLMLATNNIFAPSNGKPIMSPSQDVVMGCNFITISLPNRPGEGMTFASMEEADYAFAQGIIDLHALVKVRLPEGRSLKGEDDEQASGRIVETTFGRVLFNEMLPAGMDYYNFSMGSSELSKVISDCYQRLGRRATINLLDDMNQLGFRESTRSGLSFATDDLVTPDSKHKIIGEAEKKVIKFKKLYERGVITDKERVNQVLDAWTHAREQITAEMMTEMKNDDRGGHGYVNPVYLMADSGARGGTEQIRQLAGMRGLMAKPSGEIIETPIKSNFREGLTVLEYFSSTHGARKGLADTALKTADSGYLTRKLADVAQNVVITAEDCGTTQGITKGVIYRGEKVEVSLADAIKGRVSRQSIVNPITDEVIVRENEMITPDTARKIEKMGLERIQVRSPMTCDNGLGCCKACYGMDMSTGDQVEEGMAVGIIAAQSIGEPGTQLTMRTFHIGGVAVTDTEEHEKKTKRGGFVKFTRMRTATNDEGKNIVLTRNGEITIVDAKGREIESYDVPTGAILEVKENEEVKTGQVLCSWNPYSIPIVAEVGGRVRYEDVVEGETMMIEHDSTGHQRRMITEHKGDFHPQLVIEDEDGKPLDVYYLPEKAIIDADEGTKVSAGTTVASTPRESGGVKDITGGLPRVTEIFEARKPKDPAVMAEIDGVVEILSEKKRGKRTIIVRNESGIEREHLVPHGKRFLVHTGDYVRAGQSLIDGPLVPHDILRISGEEAVQQYLLHEIQGVYRSQRVEINDKHIEIIVARMLRKVMVDSAGDTSLLPGLVMDKFDFRRANEQLSRCLKISSPGDSQQFSEGMIVPKEALEQENGQIESLGGTPAKGVKPAAASASTQLLGITKAAVQSSSFISAASFQETTKVLTEAALAGKVDELIGLKENVILGHLIPAGTGFRTFQDSEVRINPEALAELASRTRERTLEDSFPLLQDNGDGQGPAAISEMAPAPGLESLLGGGGPIPATEGPTYGQPQPPQQPPMPPQGGEGFEPGDDEL